Proteins co-encoded in one Rattus rattus isolate New Zealand chromosome 5, Rrattus_CSIRO_v1, whole genome shotgun sequence genomic window:
- the LOC116900553 gene encoding olfactory receptor 4K14-like translates to MDEANQTVVSEFILWGLSNSKSIQLFLFVILLMLYLLIMSGNIVILILITTDPHLLSPMYFLLANLSFVDMWLSSVTTPKMITDFLRENKTISFAGCMSQVFFAHCIAAGEMVLLVVMAYDRYVAICKPLHYFTIMNLKRCTGLVLTSWTIGFTHGISHLLVVVQLPYCGPREIDSFFCDMPLVIKLACMDSHDLNTLMNVECGVVAVTCFILLLISYTNILITVCQSTKAGVLKALSTCAAHITVVMIFFLPCIFIYVWPLSITWLDKFFAVFYSVFTPLLNPTIYTLKNKKIKNAMKRFIGKYLGLNINS, encoded by the coding sequence atggatgaagccaATCAGACAGTTGTGTCAGAATTTATACTCTGGGGACTTTCCAACTCAAAGAGTATTCAGCTCTTCCTCTTTGTGATATTGTTGATGCTTTATCTTCTCATCATGTCTGGAAATATTGTCATCCTGATCTTAATAACTACCGATCCACATCTTCTTTCCCCAATGTACTTCTTGTTGGCCAATCTGTCCTTTGTTGATATGTGGCTTTCCTCAGTCACCACTCCTAAGATGATCACAGACTTTCTTAGGGAAAACAAGACCATTTCCTTTGCAGGATGCATGTCCCAGGTCTTCTTTGCCCATTGCATTGCTGCAGGAGAGATGGTGCTGTTGGTGGTAATGGcttatgatcgctatgtggccatctgcaaaccCCTCCACTACTTCACCATCATGAACTTGAAGCGATGCACTGGGTTGGTGTTGACTTCCTGGACAATTGGCTTTACTCATGGTATAAGTCACTTATTAGTGGTTGTACAGCTACCTTACTGTGGTCCCAGGGAAATAGACAGTTTCTTCTGTGACATGCCACTGGTAATCAAACTAGCCTGCATGGATTCCCATGATTTAAATACTTTAATGAATGTTGAATGTGGGGTTGTGGCTGTAACATGCTTTATACTGTTGCTTATTTCCTACACAAATATCCTTATCACTGTTTGCCAAAGCACAAAAGCTGGGGTATTGAAGGCCTTGTCTACATGTGCTGCACACATCACAGTggtaatgattttctttttgccCTGCATCTTCATCTATGTGTGGCCCCTCAGTATCACCTGGTTAGACAaattttttgctgtgttttattctgtttttacacCTCTCCTAAACCCAACCATTtatacactgaaaaataaaaagattaaaaatgctATGAAAAGGTTCATAGGCAAATATCTGGGTCTCAACATAAATTCATAA